A stretch of DNA from Bacteroidales bacterium:
TAAAGACACAGAATTCTGGACAAAAAACTCCAATGTCCGTTTTGTTTCCACTGAAATAAAAGGCAATAAACTTATCAATTTTTATATTAACTATAGTGAATTGGATAGATTTTTAAAATGTTATATGTCGGAATCTTCTTCCATGGTGAAATCTCTGAGCAACAGTCTTTTCTTTTCGGCTTTCAATGTCAGTTTTAATGACGAAATGTTGCAATGGGAAGGATATACCAGCTTTAACGACAGCCTGCCTTCTTATTTCAAAGCATTGGCAGGCATTACTCCCGGCAAATGGCATGCTTACGAAATAATTTCTGATAAGGCCGCCATTTATGCCTCTATGAGTTTTAAAAATTCTGGTGATTTTATTAATAAATTAAAAGAAGTTTTCAGTGCAGAAGACACCGTTGCCGCGGCTGATTATGAAAAAATCATTAAAAAAGTTGAAAAAATCATTAAAGTTGACCTTGAAAAAGACTTTTTTAGCTGGATAGGAAGCGAATTGGCTTTTGTAAAACTGCAGCCGTCGTCAAATGCCCGGGAAGAAGATGCCATTGCCCTTATACATACTTCAGATGTTGAACAGGCTGTCGCAGGAATGGAAAAAATTACAAAAAATGTTCGTAAACGTACTTTTGGTTTGTTGAAATTCAATGATACGGAATATAAAAATTTCACAATTAAATATCTTGAATACGGATGGTTCCTGAAATTATTATTTGGCAACTTTTTCAGCAAATTTGATAAACCATATTATATTTTTATGGAAGATTTTATTGTCTTCAGCAATAGCCCTTCCTGCCTCATGGATATGATTGACGATTACACCATCGGGAAAACTCTGGCGCATAATTCCGATTTTCTCGATTTTATCGGCCATTTTGAATCAAAATCCAACATTTCTGTTTTTGTTCAGATGCCAAAGGTTTACTCTCACCTATACTATTACAGCAAAGTGGATAAAAAAGAAGGGGTTAAAAACAATAAAGAATTAATATTGGCATTTACCCGTGTCGGCTTTCAGATGACTTCCGAAGATGGTATGTTCAAAACAAAGCTCTATGCTGATTTTGATGAGGAAGCCGCTTTTGACAGCGAACTTGAAAATATTGAATCTGCAGCCGAAGATTTGTATTTTTTTGAAATAGATTCCGGAGGTTTTAGAGTGGAACTGGGTAATGAATTTATAACCAAAACCGGAGGTGTGAAGATTTATTTTAAAGACAGCCTTACCATCAAAGCTGAAGGACGTGTTACAGACGGAAAACAGGATGGGCTCTGGCGTACTTATTTTGAAGACGGGCAAATAAAAAGTACGGTGTCTTATAAAGATGGAATGGCCAACGGCATAGCATTTTTCTATTTTGATGATGACAAGCAAACCACCCGGGTTGAAGCCACTTTTGTGGATGATGAAATAACGGGTAAATACCGCGAATTTTATGAAAATGGGAATAGAAAAGCCCTACTGAATTTTGAAAAAGGAATACCTGAAGGCGATGCTGAATTTTATTACGACAGCGGTGTGATAAAAATTGAAGGACAATATAAAAATGGTGTGAAAGAAGGGAAATGGAAACATTATAACGAAACAGGCGAGTTGATAACCAAAGAAAAATGGAAAAAAGGCGACCAA
This window harbors:
- a CDS encoding DUF3352 domain-containing protein, with the translated sequence MSTGRKVLKAFIWIIVVILLIVGGIAAYFYFGNSGNRNALSVIPKDAVYIIETSNLTKGWATLSESKMWQHLMSSPKFEEINASAMQLDSLIKGNKTLDMLFTNRQLVISAHMTSLSDYDFIFAVDLKKASKISFLKNYIKSIVGYYDFTFGKRTYEGIDIIELTDITSKDILSLCFIENVLVCSYSPVLIEKSINDKDTEFWTKNSNVRFVSTEIKGNKLINFYINYSELDRFLKCYMSESSSMVKSLSNSLFFSAFNVSFNDEMLQWEGYTSFNDSLPSYFKALAGITPGKWHAYEIISDKAAIYASMSFKNSGDFINKLKEVFSAEDTVAAADYEKIIKKVEKIIKVDLEKDFFSWIGSELAFVKLQPSSNAREEDAIALIHTSDVEQAVAGMEKITKNVRKRTFGLLKFNDTEYKNFTIKYLEYGWFLKLLFGNFFSKFDKPYYIFMEDFIVFSNSPSCLMDMIDDYTIGKTLAHNSDFLDFIGHFESKSNISVFVQMPKVYSHLYYYSKVDKKEGVKNNKELILAFTRVGFQMTSEDGMFKTKLYADFDEEAAFDSELENIESAAEDLYFFEIDSGGFRVELGNEFITKTGGVKIYFKDSLTIKAEGRVTDGKQDGLWRTYFEDGQIKSTVSYKDGMANGIAFFYFDDDKQTTRVEATFVDDEITGKYREFYENGNRKALLNFEKGIPEGDAEFYYDSGVIKIEGQYKNGVKEGKWKHYNETGELITKEKWKKGDQKIKK